In the Kwoniella mangroviensis CBS 8507 chromosome 3, whole genome shotgun sequence genome, one interval contains:
- a CDS encoding 60S ribosomal protein uL15, translating to MPTRFSNTRKHRGHVSAGHGRVGKHRKHPGGRGLAGGQHHHRTNFDKYHPGYFGKVGMRHYHLLKNHYYKPTINLDKLISLPEAKVDAPAGTVPVIDLVHLGKFKLLGKGRVNQPFIVKTRFVSKLAEEKIKEAGGVVKLVA from the exons ATGCCTACCCGATTCTCCAACACCCGAAAGCACAGAGGTCACGTCTCAGCCGGTCACGGTCGTGTAGGAAAACACAGGAAGCATCCGGGTGGTAGAGGTCTTGCTGGTGGTCAACACCACCACAGAACCAACTTCGACAAG TACCACCCTGGTTACTTCGGTAAAGTTGGTATGAGACACTACCATCTCCTCAAGAACCACTACTACAAACCCACCATCAACCTCgacaaa CTCATCTCCCTCCCTGAAGCTAAAGTTGATGCTCCCGCCGGTACCGTCCCAGTGATTGACCTTGTCCACCTTGGTAAATTCAAgctt CTCGGTAAAGGACGAGTCAACCAACCATTCATCGTCAAGACTCGATTCGTTTCAAAGTTagctgaagagaagatcaaggaagCTGGTGGTGTTGTCAAGCTCGTCGCTTag
- a CDS encoding pentafunctional AROM polypeptide: protein MTVPSTSPLADVLRISIVGNESIHCGFHLLPYIFSTITSNLPSSAYVLITDTNLSSIYLDDLKHAFNETGSKARFLVYEVAPGETAKSRKVKEEIEDWMLDQKLTRDTVVLAFGGGVIGDLTGFVAATFMRGVKFVQIPTTLLAMVDSAVGGKTAIDTPHGKNLIGAFWQPSYIFVDLAFLTTLPPREVSNGMAEVVKTAAIWKDDDFALLESRSAEISLAASTKPTTSSTAGRFASDRSHAQSLLLQVVSGSIYVKAHIVTIDERETGLRNLVNFGHTIGHAIEAVLTPAMLHGECVSVGIILEAEVARQLGILSQVAVGRLTRCLQAYGLPISLSDRRITSLPASSQLSVDRLLDIMRIDKKNSGPAKKIVLLSRIGKTYEEKASVVADEVIRRVLCEAATVISGIPTKSPITMATPGSKSISNRALVLAALATGTCRIRNLLHSDDTAVMMNALVELKGAVFSWEDGGDTIVVEGGGGTLSAPAKGKELYLANAGTASRFLTTVCAMVSGAASTEKSTIITGNARMKQRPIGPLVDALSANGAKIKYVESEGCLPLDIETDGFRGGHIKLAASVSSQYVSSILLCAPYAAEEVVLELTGGQVISQPYIDMTTAMMAQFGIAVQRKKDASGNLLDIYVIPKGTYKNPADYSVESDASSATYPLAIAAITGTTCTISNIGSSSLQGDARFAKEVLEPMGCVVEQTLTSTKVTGPPVGQLRALGNVDMEPMTDAFLTASVLAAVANLPALPERQVEGLPPTASRIYGIANQRVKECNRIKAMRDQLAKFAVETDEFDDGIIVIGKAATSLARGASVHCYDDHRVAMAFSVLACIIEKTIIEEKRCVEKTWPNFWDDLQNKIGIPVEGVELETHKQASTSAKAVTPVDQFQSDHPIFIIGMRGAGKTYIGRLAADVLGGEFTDADDTFFGETKQSVADFVAANSWEEFRRVETEILGRYIQERKGNHVIALGGGVVETEVARQLLQSHVSKGGLVIHVTRALEDIDNFLSSIGNTATRPNWGESFADVFKRREPWYASCSSHEFYNVLEPVGGQSPEQHEQAMRRECGRFFNFIKGIHSNRPRLSAATPTAFLSLTFPDITPALAQIDELTEGADAVELRVDLLNPTGTAPTTPGLPPPSFVAKQLASLRLATSLPIVFSVRSKDQGGMGPSDQSALYQSMVELGIRSASEYVDLEVAWPTDVLQQVSRGKGRSYIIASWHDWTGSMAWDKQAVRSKYSLCSKYGDIVKIVGTAKTLTDNSKLSLFAEEINSQPGSKPLLAINMGSAGQLSRALNPILTPVTHELLPSRAAPGQLTVKQVLQIRNSIGLLPAKKFYLFGSPIAHSVSPTLHNTGFQSVGYPHQYGLHESDKVDQVVLDRITSPEFGGASVTIPLKIDIIPHLDSVSEDVKIIGAVNTIVPQAGGKLHGENTDWKAIYQATLSNLPANTKVGQSEGLVIGAGGTCRAAIYALYKVGIKTIYLFNRTLENALKVKDSFPSDYNIVVVDSFDKVNNPSVVISTVPGTSLVLPSSKDEGIKLPESLLGNVNGGAVIDLAYKPYKTALLELAEIAGKGRWKTVPGVEILVLQGLVQFQLWTGKRAPEKKIRESVMTKYIGN, encoded by the exons ATGACCGTTCCTTCCACCTCTCCCTTGGCGGACGTCCTCAGAATCTCTATAGTGGGGAACGAATCGATTCATTGTGGATTCCATTTACTCCCTTACATCTTCTCAACAATCACCAGCAATCTACCTTCATCGGCATACGTCTTAATTACCGATaccaacctttcttctatctatctcgatgatctcaaaCACGCCTTTAACGAAACCGGCTCAAAGGCTAGATTCTTGGTTTACGAGGTAGCTCCGGGAGAAACAGCAAAATCAAGAAAGgtaaaagaagaaattgaagattggATGTTAGATCAGAAACTTACTAGAGATACTGTCGTGTTGGCTTTTGGAGGTGGAGTTATCGGTGATTTGACGGGTTTCGTAGCTGCTACTTT CATGAGAGGAGTTAAATTCGTACAAATACCCACTACACTCTTAGCCATGGTAGATTCCGCAGTAGGAGGTAAGACAGCCATAGATACACCTCATGGTAAAAACTTGATTGGTGCTTTCTGGCAACCCTCTTACATCTTTGTGGATTTGGCCTTTTTGACTACCTTGCCGCCGAGGGAGGTCAGCAATGGTATGGCTGAGGTcgtaaag ACCGCCGCAATCTGGAAAGATGACGACTTCGCTCTTCTCGAATCTCGATCTGCCGAAATCTCCCTCGCTGCATCTACCAAGCCCACCACTTCATCCACAGCGGGCCGATTCGCGTCTGATCGATCACACGCTCAATCATTGCTCCTCCAGGTCGTCTCAGGATCAATCTACGTCAAAGCTCACATCGTTACCATCGACGAACGCGAAACCGGCCTACGAAACTTGGTCAATTTCGGTCATACCATTGGGCATGCTATTGAAGCTGTTCTCACCCCTGCAATGCTTCATGGTGAATGTGTATCTGTTGGTATCATTCTCGAAGCTGAGGTAGCTAGACAACTCGGTATCCTCAGTCAAGTTGCTGTAGGAAGATTAACAAGGTGTCTTCAAGCTTATGGATTGCCCATTTCATTATCTGACCGAAGGATCACCTCATTACCAGCTTCAAGCCAACTGTCCGTAGACAGATTGTTGGATATCATGAGAATTGACAAGAAGAATTCCGGTCCAGCTAAGAAAATCGTACTTTTGTCAAGAATTGGTAAAACATACGAAGAAAAAGCTTCGGTAGTTGCCGATGAAGTGATCAGGCGAGTCTTGTGCGAGGCTGCTACAGTCATCTCTGGCATTCCCACCAAGTCACCTATCACCATGGCTACACCAGGATCAAAGTCCATATCCAACAGAGCCCTTGTACTAGCCGCTTTAGCTACTGGAACTTGTAGAATTAGGAACTTGCTGCACTCCGATGACACTGCTGTCATGATGAACGCTCTTGTTGAGCTCAAG GGCGCAGTCTTCTCttgggaagatggaggtgacACCATCGTCgtcgaaggtggtggaggtacTCTATCTGCGCCCGCCAAGGGCAAAGAGCTTTACCTCGCTAACGCTGGTACAGCTTCTCGATTCCTGACCACCGTCTGTGCTATGGTCTCTGGTGCCGCATCGACCGAGAAATCCACCATTATCACCGGGAACGCAAGAATGAAACAACGACCTATCGGTCCATTAGTGGACGCGCTTTCCGCTAATGGAGCCAAGATCAAATACGTCGAAAGTGAAGGATGTCTTCCGCTAGACATTGAGACTGACGGATTTAGAGGTGGACACATCAAGCTTGCCGCCTCAGTATCAAGTCAATACGTCTCGTCTATTCTTCTTTGTGCACCCTATGCCGCTGAGGAAGTCGTCCTCGAATTGACAGGTGGTCAAGTCATATCTCAACCGTACATCGATATGACAACAGCCATGATGGCACAATTCGGAATTGCCGTCCAAAGAAAAAAAGATGCTTCAGGCAATCTATTGGACATCTACGTAATTCCCAAGGGAACTTACAAAAACCCTGCGGATTATTCAGTCGAATCAGACGCATCAAGTGCCACCTACCCTCTAGCCATCGCAGCTATCACCGGAACCACCTGTACCATCTCAAATAtcggttcatcatctttacaAGGAGATGCACGATTCGCTAAAGAAGTCTTAGAACCTATGGGATGTGTCGTCGAACAGACTCTCACTTCCACCAAAGTCACTGGGCCTCCTGTCGGTCAGCTTAGAGCATTGGGTAACGTGGATATGGAACCTATGACGGACGCTTTCTTGACTGCTTCAGTCCTTGCTGCTGTCGCCAACTTGCCCGCTTTGCCCGAAAGGCAAGTTGAAGGTCTACCACCTACAGCCTCGAGGATATACGGTATCGCCAATCAGAGAGTGAAGGAATGTAATAGAATCAAAGCTATGAGGGATCAGTTGG CCAAATTCGCTGTGGAAACTGATGAATTCGATGACGGAATCATCGTAATTGGTAAAGCTGCTACATCTCTTGCTCGAGGTGCATCGGTACACTGTTATGACGATCACCGAGTGGCAATGGCTTTCAGTGTCTTGGCTTGTATCATCGAAAAAACCATTATCGAAGAGAAGCGATGCGTTGAGAAGACGTGGCCTAATTTCTGGGATGATCTTCAAAACAAG ATCGGTATACCCGTTGAAGGAGTCGAACTTGAAACTCATAAGCAAGCTTCCACCTCAGCCAAAGCTGTCACTCCCGTggatcaatttcaatccgatcaccccatcttcatcattggTATGAGAGGTGCTGGCAAGACTTATATCGGTCGATTAGCTGCTGACGTACTCGGCGGCGAATTCACCGATGCCGATGATACCTTTTTCGGGGAGACTAAACAGTCCGTCGCCGACTTCGTGGCTGCCAACAGCTGGGAAGAATTTCGACGTGTGGAAACTGAAATATTAGGTAGATATATCCAGGAGAGGAAGGGTAATCATGTGATCGCTTTAGGTGGCGGTGTGGTTGAAACGGAAGTTGCACGACAGCTCCTTCAGTCACACGTCTCCAAAGGTGGTTTAGTTATTCATGTTACCAGagctttggaagatatcgataatttcctttcttccattggTAATACCGCCACTCGACCTAATTGGGGTGAATCTTTCGCCGATGTCTTCAAGAGGAGAGAGCCGTGGTACGCGTCATGTTCGAGTCATGAATTCTACAATGTCCTCGAGCCTGTTGGTGGTCAGTCTCCTGAACAGCATGAACAGGCTATGAGAAGGGAGTGTGGAAGATttttcaacttcatcaaAGGGATCCATTCGAACCGACCTAGATTGTCAGCCGCTACTCCAACTGCTTTCTTATCATTGACTTTCCCTGATATCACACCTGCCCTTGCGCAGATCGACGAGTTGACGGAAGGTGCGGATGCTGTGGAACTTCGAGTGGACCTGCTCAATCCCACTGGAACAGCACCTACCACTCCCGGTCTACCGCCTCCTTCCTTTGTCGCCAAGCAACTTGCTTCCTTGCGACTCGCGACTTCCTTGCCTATCGTGTTCTCAGTGCGGtcgaaagatcaaggtggtatGGGACCATCGGACCAATCTGCCCTGTATCAATCGATGGTAGAATTAGGTATTCGATCAGCATCTGAATACGTGGATCTCGAAGTAGCTTGGCCTACCGATGTACTCCAGCAAGTATCAAGAGGTAAAGGTAGATCTTATATCATCGCATCATGGCATGACTGGACTGGATCAATGGCATGGGACAAACAAGCGGTTCGATCTAAATATTCCTTATGTTCTAAATACGGTGATATAGTCAAGATAGTTGGTACGGCCAAGACTCTAACGGACAATTCGAAATTGTCCTTGTTTGCTGAAGAAATCAACTCTCAACCTGGATCCAAGCCACTCTTAGCTATCAACATGGGATCAGCCGGACAACTTTCGCGAGCTCTGAACCCGATACTCACTCCTGTCACGCATGAATTACTTCCCTCCCGAGCTGCTCCTGGACAACTCACCGTAAAACAGGTATTGCAAATTAGAAATTCGATCGGTCTGTTACCCGCCAAAAAGTTCTACTTGTTCGGAAGTCCCATCGCTCATTCAGTCTCACCAACACTCCATAATACCGGTTTCCAATCTGTAGGATACCCTCATCAATATGGATTACACGAATCAGACAAAGTAGATCAAGTAGTATTGGATAGAATTACATCTCCAGAATTTGGTGGAGCAAGTGTGACTATACCTTTGAAAATTGATATTATCCCTCATCTCGATTCTGTCTctgaagatgtgaagatcATCGGTGCGGTAAATACCATTGTCCCCCAAGCCGGTGGAAAACTACATGGTGAAAATACAGATTGGAAAGCAATCTATCAAGCTACCCTCTCAAACCTTCCTGCCAATACGAAAGTTGGTCAAAGTGAGGGTTTGGTAATTGGTGCGGGGGGTACGTGCAGAGCAGCAATTTATGCTTTGTACAAAGTCGGAATCAAGACTATATACTTGTTTAACCGAACTTTGGAAAATGCCCTCAAAGTTAAAGATTCTTTCCCATCCGACTACAACATCGTAGTGGTAGATTCGTTCGATAAGGTCAACAATCCTTCAGTAGTAATTTCGACTGTCCCTGGTACTTCTTTGGTACTTCCctcttcgaaagatgaaggaatcAAGTTACCCGAGAGTTTGTTAGGTAATGTCAATGGAGGAGCTGTCATTGATTTGGCGTATAAACCTTACAAAACTGCTTTACTGGAATTAGCTGAGATTGCAGGTAAAGGTAGATGGAAGACTGTACCTGGAGTGGAAATTTTGGTGTTACAGGGTTTGGTTCAGTTCCAGCTGTGGACTGGCAAGAGAGCACCGGAAAAGAAAATTAGAGAGAGTGTCATGACCAAGTATATTGGTAATTag